Proteins found in one Actinokineospora alba genomic segment:
- a CDS encoding extracellular solute-binding protein gives MRRVIKAAAIATAATLGLVACGGGSDSGAGGNTELELMVPSYGDKTKPYWEDLVKAFEAKNPTIKVKLEVQSWDDIYKVLDTKIQGQKAPDILELDSAGPAYGKEGLLFKADEIVSPGTLADVVPAFVESAAIDGTAYGVPTVASTRALFYNKELFTKAGIAAPPKTWDELLDSAKKISALGGGVSGYGMPLGNEEAQGETSIWAYGAGASWGDGSKITVNTPEATEALTFMKKMIDEKATQADPGATNRTPLINVFIQGKIGMITGLPPVVGQIKEKNPSLQWAIAPSPTKDGKPATLGVADYFVGFKKDGKKQEAIRKFLDFFYEKDNYVKFNDNEGFIPATKSGGEAAAAKPELKEFIAALPGAKFYPSTNPAWSTASGAFKQLVGQIQTKPAADVLKEIQAKVDAGG, from the coding sequence TTGAGGCGTGTCATCAAGGCTGCAGCGATCGCCACCGCGGCGACGCTCGGCTTGGTCGCGTGCGGCGGCGGTTCCGACAGCGGCGCCGGTGGGAACACCGAGCTCGAGCTGATGGTCCCGTCCTACGGCGACAAGACCAAGCCCTACTGGGAAGACCTGGTCAAGGCGTTCGAGGCCAAGAACCCCACCATCAAGGTCAAGCTCGAGGTGCAGAGCTGGGACGACATCTACAAGGTCCTCGACACGAAGATCCAGGGCCAGAAGGCGCCGGACATCCTCGAACTCGACTCCGCGGGTCCGGCCTACGGCAAGGAAGGCCTGCTGTTCAAGGCCGACGAGATCGTCTCCCCCGGCACGCTGGCCGACGTCGTGCCCGCGTTCGTCGAGAGCGCGGCGATCGACGGCACCGCGTACGGCGTGCCGACGGTGGCCTCGACCCGTGCGCTGTTCTACAACAAGGAACTGTTCACCAAGGCAGGCATCGCGGCTCCGCCCAAGACCTGGGACGAGCTGCTCGACTCCGCCAAGAAGATCTCCGCCCTCGGTGGCGGGGTCAGCGGCTACGGCATGCCGCTGGGCAACGAGGAAGCCCAGGGCGAGACCTCCATCTGGGCCTACGGCGCGGGCGCTTCGTGGGGTGACGGCTCGAAGATCACCGTCAACACCCCGGAGGCGACCGAGGCGCTCACCTTCATGAAGAAGATGATCGACGAGAAGGCCACCCAGGCCGACCCGGGCGCGACCAACCGCACGCCACTGATCAACGTCTTCATCCAGGGCAAGATCGGCATGATCACCGGCCTGCCGCCGGTCGTCGGCCAGATCAAGGAGAAGAACCCTTCTCTGCAGTGGGCGATCGCGCCGAGCCCGACCAAGGACGGCAAGCCCGCCACCCTGGGTGTCGCCGACTACTTCGTCGGGTTCAAGAAGGACGGGAAGAAGCAGGAAGCGATCCGCAAGTTCCTGGACTTCTTCTACGAGAAGGACAACTACGTCAAGTTCAACGACAACGAGGGCTTCATCCCGGCCACCAAGTCCGGTGGTGAGGCCGCCGCGGCGAAGCCGGAGCTCAAGGAGTTCATCGCCGCCCTTCCCGGCGCGAAGTTCTACCCGTCGACGAACCCGGCGTGGAGCACCGCTTCCGGAGCGTTCAAGCAGCTGGTCGGCCAGATCCAGACCAAGCCCGCCGCTGACGTGCTGAAGGAGATTCAGGCCAAGGTGGACGCGGGCGGCTGA
- a CDS encoding NPCBM/NEW2 domain-containing protein, giving the protein MAATLLIAPMATAAEPGQLGAVTGFAADKATFTLDAGEAKVRVMFLRDDVFRIWLAPDGEFSDPANTPPTDPAAPKSDIVVKKDYAPPATTWSDQGAYYSLRTKAAEVRAYKDALRFALHRADGTQVWSERAPLAWTATSATQSLGRGPTEQFVGGGMQNGRFSHRDKTIKISRDFNWEDGGNPNASPYYMSTAGYGVLRNTFAPGSYAFNEPVATTHQEQRFDAYYFVGDMKTSLDRYTELTGRPFLPPIYGLEYGDSDCYNRGHYRPGVDPDPRNDGKYHPDKEITTDAAKIAQKFVDNDMPGGWMLVNDDYGCGYSADRDAYLQNPNPGGVEKYIGTRDINALTAAGDELRKRGIEMGLWTESSLDKQPEEVGQAGVRVRKLDVAWVGPGYRHALSACDTAHSGIEQHSDARGYSWMVEGWAGAQRCAVQWTGDHAGTLNNIKWQIPAIHGSGNSGIAYAAGDVDGIFGGSATSYVRDLQWKAFNPALMSMSGWSTPKFKQPWAYGEPYTAINRQYLQLRERLLPFFYSYAAEAHRTGAPINRSLILEYPNDPKTWDDTTKYEFLAGKEFLVAPMWDEGEVKNGIYLPEGTWIDYWSGQAHQGPKTIDGYHAPLDRLPLFVKAGAVVPMWRDGITGHAQQKPGDRVTVDVYPQGDSSFSMYEDDRVTRASRAGKSATQKFDVTAPKNGYGTVAVRIGESVGDYAGKPAARPYELTVHTGSKPAAVQPDGGAPLAQLRTRAEYDAAQTGWFYDQNDRRGVVHVKTAPVSTGASSTVNLYGTTSVGGGRVSDSFGTATLSTPDLWAAAGTPTEVAAEFRNGTEIPVQDVRLALGLPEGWTATAKGNSTHSVVFPGKSVRTVFAVTPPAAAVGTHTIKLDTTYVAAGVKHTSSAVGRAQVPFGSVAAAYNTVGITDAATYKAGKFDPDGNSFPAELLAAKGYTPGATVTAQGAQFTWPAAAPGTPNLVKGQEQPILVSGTGTHLALLGSGASTSARGTVTAMYTDGTESTHTLAFPNWSFQDPTTGGAKLAVSVKGRYTPTGLANTDVDYRVFYNTVELAKGKTIRAFKLPASATFGVFAAAVHDRPLPPAPKGEAFVSDLEWLSSTNGWGPVERDRSNNESAAGDGKPITLNGTVYAKGLGAHAPSNVRVNLGGVCSSFSAQVGVDDEMGDTSPSTVVFKVLVDGVEKYASPVLRPTSATVSVQVPVTGARSLELVVADGGDGIASDHGDWADAKLSCNP; this is encoded by the coding sequence GTGGCGGCAACCCTGCTCATCGCGCCCATGGCCACCGCCGCCGAACCAGGGCAACTCGGCGCGGTCACCGGGTTCGCGGCCGACAAGGCCACGTTCACCCTGGACGCGGGTGAGGCCAAGGTGCGCGTGATGTTCCTGCGTGACGACGTCTTCCGGATCTGGCTGGCGCCGGACGGCGAGTTCAGCGACCCGGCGAACACCCCGCCGACCGACCCGGCCGCGCCGAAGTCCGACATCGTGGTGAAGAAGGACTACGCGCCCCCCGCCACCACCTGGTCCGACCAGGGCGCCTACTACTCCCTGCGCACCAAGGCCGCCGAGGTGCGCGCCTACAAGGACGCGCTGCGCTTCGCCCTGCACCGGGCCGACGGCACCCAGGTGTGGTCCGAGCGGGCCCCGCTCGCCTGGACCGCCACCAGCGCCACCCAGTCGCTTGGCCGCGGCCCCACAGAGCAGTTCGTCGGCGGCGGCATGCAGAACGGCCGCTTCTCCCACCGCGACAAGACCATCAAGATCTCCCGCGACTTCAACTGGGAGGACGGCGGCAACCCGAACGCCTCCCCGTACTACATGAGCACCGCGGGCTACGGCGTCCTGCGCAACACCTTCGCGCCGGGCAGCTACGCCTTCAACGAGCCGGTGGCCACCACCCACCAGGAGCAGCGCTTCGACGCCTACTACTTCGTCGGCGACATGAAGACGTCGCTGGACCGCTACACCGAGCTCACCGGCAGGCCGTTCCTGCCGCCGATCTACGGCCTGGAGTACGGCGACTCCGACTGCTACAACCGCGGCCACTACCGCCCCGGCGTCGACCCCGACCCGCGCAACGACGGCAAGTACCACCCGGACAAGGAGATCACGACGGACGCGGCGAAGATCGCGCAGAAGTTCGTCGACAACGATATGCCCGGTGGCTGGATGCTCGTCAACGACGACTACGGCTGCGGCTACAGCGCCGACCGCGACGCCTACCTCCAGAACCCCAACCCCGGCGGGGTGGAGAAGTACATCGGCACCCGCGACATCAACGCGCTGACGGCGGCGGGCGACGAGCTGCGCAAGCGCGGCATCGAGATGGGCCTGTGGACCGAGTCGTCGCTGGACAAGCAGCCCGAGGAGGTCGGCCAGGCGGGCGTGCGGGTGCGCAAGCTCGACGTCGCCTGGGTCGGACCGGGCTACCGGCACGCGCTGTCGGCGTGCGACACCGCGCACTCGGGCATCGAGCAGCACAGCGACGCCCGCGGGTACAGCTGGATGGTCGAGGGCTGGGCGGGCGCGCAGCGCTGCGCGGTCCAGTGGACCGGCGACCACGCCGGCACCTTGAACAACATCAAGTGGCAGATCCCGGCCATCCACGGCTCGGGCAACTCCGGCATCGCCTACGCCGCCGGTGACGTCGACGGCATCTTCGGCGGCAGCGCCACCAGCTACGTCCGCGACCTGCAGTGGAAGGCGTTCAACCCGGCCCTCATGTCGATGAGCGGCTGGTCGACGCCGAAGTTCAAGCAGCCGTGGGCCTACGGCGAGCCGTACACCGCGATCAACCGCCAGTACCTCCAGCTGCGCGAGCGGCTGCTGCCGTTCTTCTACAGCTACGCGGCCGAGGCGCACCGCACCGGCGCGCCGATCAACCGGTCGCTGATCCTGGAGTACCCGAACGACCCGAAGACCTGGGACGACACCACCAAGTACGAGTTCCTGGCGGGCAAGGAGTTCCTCGTCGCCCCGATGTGGGACGAGGGCGAGGTCAAGAACGGCATCTACCTGCCGGAGGGCACCTGGATCGACTACTGGTCCGGCCAGGCCCACCAGGGGCCGAAGACGATCGACGGCTACCACGCCCCGCTCGACCGGCTGCCGCTGTTCGTCAAGGCGGGCGCGGTGGTCCCGATGTGGCGCGATGGCATCACCGGCCACGCGCAGCAGAAGCCGGGCGACCGGGTGACTGTCGACGTCTATCCGCAGGGCGACTCGTCGTTCTCGATGTACGAGGACGACCGGGTGACCCGGGCGAGCCGCGCGGGCAAGTCGGCCACGCAGAAGTTCGACGTGACCGCGCCGAAGAACGGCTACGGCACGGTCGCGGTGCGCATCGGCGAGAGCGTCGGCGACTACGCGGGCAAGCCCGCCGCCCGGCCCTACGAGCTGACCGTGCACACCGGCTCCAAGCCCGCCGCGGTCCAGCCGGACGGTGGGGCGCCGCTGGCCCAGCTGCGGACCAGGGCCGAGTACGACGCGGCCCAGACCGGCTGGTTCTACGACCAGAACGACCGCCGCGGCGTCGTGCACGTGAAGACGGCGCCGGTGTCCACCGGGGCCTCGTCGACGGTCAACCTGTACGGCACCACCTCCGTGGGCGGCGGCCGGGTGAGCGACTCCTTCGGCACCGCCACACTGTCCACTCCGGACCTGTGGGCCGCCGCGGGCACGCCGACCGAGGTGGCCGCCGAGTTCCGCAACGGCACCGAGATCCCGGTGCAGGACGTCCGCCTCGCGCTCGGCCTGCCCGAGGGCTGGACCGCCACCGCCAAGGGGAACTCCACCCATTCGGTGGTGTTCCCGGGCAAGAGTGTTCGGACTGTGTTCGCCGTGACGCCGCCCGCCGCCGCGGTCGGCACGCACACGATCAAGCTGGACACGACCTATGTCGCCGCGGGTGTCAAACACACCAGCAGCGCCGTGGGCCGCGCCCAGGTTCCGTTCGGCTCGGTGGCGGCGGCGTACAACACCGTCGGCATCACCGACGCGGCCACCTACAAGGCGGGCAAGTTCGACCCGGACGGCAACAGCTTCCCGGCCGAGCTCCTCGCCGCCAAGGGCTACACCCCGGGTGCGACGGTGACCGCGCAGGGAGCCCAGTTCACCTGGCCCGCCGCGGCCCCGGGCACACCCAACCTGGTGAAGGGTCAGGAGCAGCCGATCCTGGTCTCCGGGACCGGCACGCACCTGGCGCTCCTCGGGTCGGGCGCGAGCACCAGCGCGCGCGGCACGGTGACCGCCATGTACACCGACGGCACGGAATCGACGCACACGCTGGCCTTCCCGAACTGGTCGTTCCAGGACCCGACCACCGGCGGGGCGAAGCTGGCGGTGTCGGTGAAGGGCCGGTACACCCCCACCGGCCTGGCCAACACCGATGTCGACTACCGGGTCTTCTACAACACGGTGGAGTTGGCCAAGGGCAAGACGATCCGCGCGTTCAAGCTCCCCGCGAGCGCCACGTTCGGTGTCTTCGCCGCGGCGGTGCACGACCGGCCGCTGCCGCCCGCGCCCAAGGGCGAGGCGTTCGTCAGCGATCTCGAATGGCTGAGTTCGACGAACGGTTGGGGACCGGTGGAGCGCGACCGCAGCAACAACGAGAGCGCCGCGGGCGACGGCAAGCCGATCACCCTCAACGGCACGGTGTACGCCAAGGGACTCGGCGCGCACGCGCCTTCCAACGTTCGAGTGAACCTTGGCGGCGTCTGCTCCTCGTTCAGCGCGCAGGTCGGTGTGGACGACGAGATGGGTGACACCAGTCCGTCCACTGTGGTCTTCAAGGTGTTGGTGGACGGGGTGGAGAAGTACGCCTCCCCGGTGCTGCGGCCCACGTCGGCCACGGTTTCGGTGCAGGTCCCGGTCACCGGGGCGCGGTCACTGGAACTGGTGGTCGCCGATGGCGGCGACGGCATCGCCAGCGACCACGGGGACTGGGCGGACGCGAAGCTGTCGTGTAATCCCTAG
- a CDS encoding M28 family peptidase gives MRLNPLRSTGRSALAILAVTVAMLGGTGPVAGAAPEQSGETLADTLVRKVSLDRVNRHLIAFQRFADRAGGTRAAYTGGYRDSLDYVADKLREAGFVVETPEFTFDRRVTDAASVVAGGTSIEPFPIIHTISTPAGGVTGRLVHVPVDANPGCDAADYAGLDLTGGIALIKRGGCTFTQKQALAADAGALAAVIYNQLEGPPRGILAGGPTASRIPTGLVTMADGAALVALAGTTTTVDIRTHIVPTVSHNLIAQTRTGRADNVVLAGAQLDSEDDVPGINDNATGAAALLEVALKLGGSPRTSNAVRFAFWGAEWTQSGSRAYLDSLDFEAKLDISMYLHFDMLGSLNAGHFVYDGDDSDRVAPGPRPYGCAQIEKTFLDFYSARGIPTEGTNYDANTDHPGFVAVGIPTGGIYGGSFTYKSATQAAKWGGQAGAAFDPNHQTSKDNLGNVNPAFLDRNADAIAYAIGNYATSTEDVNGVPPRAQRAAAQRMAKSATQEIAPAM, from the coding sequence GTGCGCCTCAACCCGTTGCGCAGCACTGGGCGGTCCGCCCTGGCGATCCTGGCGGTGACCGTCGCGATGCTGGGCGGTACCGGCCCGGTCGCGGGCGCCGCCCCCGAGCAGTCCGGGGAGACCCTCGCCGACACCCTGGTGCGCAAGGTTTCCCTGGACCGGGTCAACCGGCACCTCATCGCGTTCCAGCGCTTCGCCGATCGGGCGGGCGGCACCCGGGCGGCCTACACCGGGGGATACCGCGACAGCCTCGACTACGTCGCGGACAAGCTGCGCGAAGCCGGTTTCGTCGTCGAGACCCCGGAGTTCACCTTCGACCGCCGCGTCACCGACGCCGCTTCCGTTGTGGCGGGCGGAACCTCCATCGAGCCGTTCCCGATCATCCACACCATCAGCACCCCGGCGGGCGGGGTGACCGGCAGGCTGGTGCACGTGCCCGTCGACGCCAACCCCGGCTGCGACGCCGCCGACTACGCCGGGCTCGACCTCACCGGCGGCATCGCACTGATCAAGCGCGGCGGCTGCACCTTCACCCAGAAGCAGGCACTCGCCGCCGACGCGGGTGCGTTGGCCGCGGTCATCTACAACCAGCTCGAAGGCCCGCCCCGCGGCATCCTGGCAGGCGGCCCCACGGCGTCGCGCATCCCGACCGGCCTGGTGACCATGGCCGACGGCGCGGCACTCGTCGCGCTTGCGGGCACGACCACCACGGTGGACATCCGCACCCACATCGTGCCCACGGTCAGCCACAACCTGATCGCCCAGACCCGCACCGGCCGGGCCGACAACGTGGTGCTGGCGGGCGCCCAGCTCGACAGCGAGGACGACGTCCCCGGCATCAACGACAACGCCACCGGCGCGGCGGCTCTGCTCGAGGTCGCACTGAAGCTCGGCGGCTCCCCCAGGACGTCCAACGCGGTCCGCTTCGCCTTCTGGGGCGCGGAATGGACGCAGAGCGGCTCCCGGGCGTACTTGGACTCGCTCGACTTCGAGGCCAAGCTGGACATCTCCATGTACCTGCACTTCGACATGCTCGGCTCCCTCAACGCAGGCCACTTCGTCTACGACGGCGACGACTCCGACCGGGTCGCGCCCGGCCCGCGCCCCTACGGCTGTGCCCAGATCGAGAAGACCTTCCTGGACTTCTACTCAGCGCGCGGCATCCCCACCGAGGGCACGAACTACGACGCCAACACCGACCACCCGGGCTTCGTCGCGGTCGGCATCCCCACCGGCGGCATCTACGGCGGCTCTTTCACCTACAAGTCGGCCACCCAGGCCGCGAAGTGGGGCGGCCAAGCCGGCGCAGCGTTCGACCCCAACCACCAGACCTCAAAGGACAACCTGGGCAACGTGAACCCGGCCTTCCTCGACCGCAACGCAGACGCCATCGCCTACGCGATCGGCAACTACGCGACCAGCACCGAGGACGTCAACGGCGTACCCCCACGCGCCCAGCGAGCGGCGGCACAACGAATGGCGAAGTCGGCCACCCAGGAGATCGCCCCCGCCATGTGA
- a CDS encoding carbohydrate ABC transporter permease: MIDPTVATAPPTKARRRKVTRESTLQALPWLAPALLLIGGVVVYPAGYMFYTSFRDISRFGTDLGWAGWDNYGKVFALGHLPRVFLNTGVWVVGVVLVSVLVSLVLAQFLNKTFPGRTVVRLAVIVPWAASVVMTSTIFVYGLDPFYGVINQFLVDTGVMAQPYGFLKNPVSGFLSSAAVAVFVSVPFTTFVILAGLQTVPGDVLEAAQIDGATKPQTYWRVVFPMLRPALAVAALINVINVFNSLPILRTMTGAIPGYDADTTTTLTFKIIQGDRQIDTASALSVINFLVVLIVIAFYLRIVRPMREV; this comes from the coding sequence GTGATCGACCCGACTGTGGCGACCGCCCCGCCGACCAAGGCCCGACGCCGCAAGGTCACCAGGGAGTCGACCCTGCAGGCCCTGCCGTGGCTGGCGCCCGCGCTGCTGCTAATCGGCGGCGTCGTGGTGTACCCGGCGGGCTACATGTTCTACACCTCGTTCCGCGACATCTCCCGGTTCGGCACCGACCTGGGCTGGGCGGGCTGGGACAACTACGGCAAGGTCTTCGCGCTCGGGCACCTGCCGAGGGTCTTCCTCAACACCGGGGTGTGGGTCGTCGGCGTGGTGCTCGTCAGCGTGCTGGTCTCGCTGGTGCTGGCGCAGTTCCTGAACAAGACCTTCCCGGGCCGCACGGTCGTGCGGCTGGCGGTCATCGTGCCGTGGGCGGCGTCGGTGGTGATGACCTCGACGATCTTCGTCTACGGCCTTGACCCGTTCTACGGGGTGATCAACCAGTTCCTGGTCGACACCGGCGTGATGGCGCAGCCCTACGGCTTCCTGAAGAACCCGGTCTCGGGCTTCCTGTCGTCGGCGGCGGTGGCGGTGTTCGTGTCCGTCCCGTTCACCACCTTCGTCATCCTCGCCGGCCTGCAGACCGTGCCGGGTGACGTGCTGGAGGCGGCGCAGATCGACGGCGCGACCAAACCGCAAACCTATTGGCGGGTCGTGTTCCCGATGTTGCGGCCCGCGCTCGCGGTGGCCGCGCTGATCAACGTCATCAACGTGTTCAACTCGCTGCCCATCCTGCGCACGATGACCGGCGCGATCCCCGGATACGACGCCGACACGACCACCACCCTGACCTTCAAGATCATCCAGGGCGACCGCCAGATCGACACGGCGAGCGCGCTGAGCGTCATCAACTTCCTGGTGGTCCTCATCGTGATCGCCTTCTACCTGCGCATCGTGCGCCCGATGCGGGAGGTCTGA
- a CDS encoding M28 family peptidase: MSRSRVLRGAALAIAACLGMTVLPAGAQAAEPDGPALAKRLTSKVTLDAMNRHLIAFQRISDQTGGRRAPGTPGHEASVDYVVGKLTAAGYDVTTQQFPIPYSEALVERLTVGGTPVKMHMALYTPDTPKGGITGPLAVLPESATPGCAASDFAGANYAGTIALIRRGGCPFAVKQQNAAKAGAIGVIFANNIDGWLRGNLTSPDQAVIPSGGVSQVDGVALRAKAGQTVNLELKVLNEQRTSRTVIAQTKTGRADNVVVAGGHLDSVVEGAGINSNATGSAALLETALQLGGSPKVSNAVRFVFFGAWEFGIIGSPYYVSHLSFEEQLDIALYLNFDAIGSPNAGYFIYDGDTGPYGSGHIKASFVDYLTTRGVPVETTPLNHRSDQLAFLSVGIPSGGLYTGTIGAKSAAQAQKWGGTAGVWFDACYHEACDNLGNVDRVALDRNADAMAWVTASYAVSTEGVNGVPPRSERAGLRSVSRASAMAVAADSI, encoded by the coding sequence ATGTCCCGCAGCAGAGTCCTCAGAGGGGCGGCGCTGGCGATCGCCGCCTGCCTCGGCATGACCGTCTTACCCGCGGGCGCGCAAGCCGCCGAGCCCGACGGCCCGGCCCTGGCCAAGCGTCTGACGAGCAAGGTGACGCTGGACGCGATGAACCGCCACCTCATCGCCTTCCAGCGCATCTCCGACCAGACCGGCGGCAGGCGCGCCCCTGGCACCCCGGGCCACGAGGCCTCCGTCGACTACGTCGTCGGCAAGCTCACCGCCGCCGGATACGACGTCACCACCCAGCAGTTCCCGATCCCGTACTCCGAGGCCCTCGTCGAGCGCCTGACCGTCGGCGGGACGCCGGTCAAGATGCACATGGCCCTCTACACCCCGGACACCCCCAAGGGTGGCATCACCGGCCCGCTCGCGGTCCTCCCGGAGAGCGCGACCCCCGGTTGCGCCGCGTCCGATTTCGCCGGCGCGAACTACGCGGGCACGATCGCGCTGATCCGGCGCGGTGGCTGCCCGTTCGCGGTCAAGCAGCAGAACGCGGCCAAGGCGGGCGCCATCGGCGTGATCTTCGCCAACAACATCGACGGCTGGCTGCGCGGCAACCTCACCTCGCCCGACCAGGCGGTGATCCCCAGCGGCGGAGTGTCCCAGGTGGACGGTGTGGCGCTGCGCGCGAAGGCGGGTCAGACGGTCAATCTGGAACTGAAGGTGCTCAACGAGCAGCGCACCTCCCGCACGGTGATCGCGCAGACCAAGACCGGCCGCGCGGACAACGTCGTGGTCGCGGGCGGGCACCTGGACAGTGTGGTCGAAGGCGCGGGCATCAACAGCAACGCCACCGGCTCGGCGGCCCTGCTGGAGACCGCCCTGCAGCTCGGCGGCTCGCCCAAGGTGAGCAACGCGGTGCGGTTCGTCTTCTTCGGCGCATGGGAGTTCGGCATCATCGGCTCGCCCTACTACGTGTCGCACCTGAGTTTCGAGGAGCAGCTCGACATCGCGCTGTACCTCAATTTCGACGCGATCGGCTCGCCCAACGCGGGCTACTTCATCTACGACGGCGACACCGGCCCGTACGGTTCCGGCCACATCAAGGCGTCCTTTGTGGACTATCTGACCACGCGGGGCGTGCCGGTCGAGACCACCCCGCTCAACCACCGCTCCGACCAGCTCGCGTTTCTCTCGGTCGGCATCCCGTCGGGCGGCCTCTACACCGGCACGATCGGCGCCAAGTCGGCCGCGCAGGCGCAGAAGTGGGGCGGGACGGCCGGGGTGTGGTTCGACGCCTGCTACCACGAGGCCTGCGACAACCTCGGCAACGTCGACCGGGTCGCGCTCGACCGCAACGCCGACGCGATGGCCTGGGTGACGGCCTCCTACGCGGTCAGCACCGAGGGCGTCAACGGCGTTCCGCCCCGCTCCGAGCGGGCCGGGCTGCGGTCGGTGTCCCGCGCGTCGGCCATGGCGGTCGCGGCGGACTCGATCTGA
- a CDS encoding carbohydrate ABC transporter permease has protein sequence MSTLTETPPALGSGNRTPRPALRARRRWDLTAIGGVIALIFLAPYLIMLSGAFKSRPEILKVPPTYLPAEWHPENFLTMWGTPETPLPSNLWSTVVISIGGTLLALVAAVPAAYFTARHNFRLKMPFLLLVLITQMLQPTVLASGLFREFVTLELNDTYLSMILVNAAFNLSFAVWIMHSFFSAVPKEIEEAAWLDGCSRFDSMRRIMLPLVWPGIVTTVVFTFIACWNEFAASLILLPTDTNQPLTVALTKFVGQYDSAWQYVFAVSIIGILPVVVLFALIEKRLVAGLTAGGVK, from the coding sequence ATGAGCACCCTCACCGAGACTCCCCCGGCACTGGGCTCAGGGAACCGCACACCCCGACCGGCCCTGCGGGCCCGGCGGCGCTGGGACCTCACCGCGATCGGCGGGGTCATCGCGCTGATCTTCCTGGCGCCCTACCTGATCATGCTGTCCGGCGCCTTCAAGTCGCGTCCGGAGATCCTCAAGGTCCCCCCGACGTACCTGCCCGCCGAATGGCACCCCGAGAACTTCCTGACCATGTGGGGCACACCGGAGACACCGCTGCCCTCGAACCTGTGGTCGACCGTCGTGATCTCGATCGGCGGCACCCTGCTGGCCCTGGTGGCGGCGGTACCGGCGGCGTACTTCACCGCACGGCACAACTTCCGGCTGAAGATGCCGTTCCTGCTGCTGGTGCTGATCACCCAGATGTTGCAGCCCACGGTGCTGGCCTCAGGCCTGTTCCGTGAGTTCGTGACATTGGAACTCAACGACACGTACCTGTCGATGATCCTGGTCAACGCGGCGTTCAACCTGTCCTTCGCCGTGTGGATCATGCACAGCTTCTTCTCGGCGGTCCCGAAGGAGATCGAGGAAGCGGCCTGGCTGGACGGCTGCTCCCGCTTCGACTCCATGCGAAGGATCATGCTGCCCCTGGTCTGGCCGGGCATCGTGACGACGGTCGTGTTCACTTTCATCGCTTGCTGGAATGAATTCGCGGCGAGCTTGATTCTTTTGCCGACTGACACGAACCAGCCGTTGACGGTGGCGCTGACGAAGTTCGTCGGACAGTACGACTCGGCTTGGCAGTATGTGTTCGCTGTGTCGATTATCGGTATCTTGCCGGTGGTGGTCCTGTTCGCCCTTATCGAGAAGCGACTGGTGGCGGGGCTGACTGCGGGTGGGGTGAAGTAG